A stretch of DNA from Thioalkalivibrio sp. XN279:
GCGGGGCGGACAGGGTTTAGAGAAAGGATCGCAGCCCACATAGCTCAGACGGTAGAGCACTTCCTTGGTAAGGAAGAGGTCACCGGTTCAAGTCCGGTTGTGGGCTCCATGACAGGCGCGAGAAGATTCAGGCGGACGGGCCGCGAGGCACGCCGCGTTTTTTAGGCAGACAAATTCACTGATCAGTCCGGAGTCGAGCACCGATGTCCAAGGCGAAATTCGAACGTACGAAGCCGCATGTGAATGTGGGGACGATTGGTCATGTTGATCATGGCAAGACGACCTTGACGGCGGCGTTGACGAAGGTGATGGCGGAGAAGTTTGGTGGTGAGGTGAGTGCTTACGACCAGATTGACAAGGCGCCGGAGGAGAAGGCGCGCGGCATCACGATTGCGACGGCGCACGTGGAGTATCAGTCGGCGGCGCGTCATTACGCGCACGTGGACTGTCCTGGGCATGCGGACTACATCAAGAACATGATCACGGGTGCGGCGCAGATGGACGGCGCGATCCTGGTGGTGTCGGCGGCGGATGGTCCGATGCCGCAGACGCGCGAGCATATTTTGCTGGCGCGGCAGGTGGGTGTGCCTTACATCGTGGTGTACCTGAACAAGGCGGACATGGTGGACGATGCTGAGCTTCTGGAGCTGGTTGAGCTCGAGGTTCGGGATCTTTTGAGCACGTACGAGTTCCCTGGCGATGACACGCCGATCATTACTGGTTCGGCGCTGAAGGCGTTTGACGGTGACACGAGCGAGATCGGGGTGCCCTCGATCGAGAAGCTGGTGGCGGCGATGGACGATTACATTCCGGAGCCGGAGCGTGCTGTGGATGGTGCCTTCCTGATGCCGATCGAGGACGTGTTCTCGATTTCGGGTCGTGGCACGGTGGTGACGGGGCGCATTGAGCGCGGCATCGTGAAGGTGGGTGACGAGGTGTCGATTGTAGGCATCCGTGACACCACGAAGACGACGGTGACGGGTGTGGAGATGTTCCGCAAGCTGCTGGACCAGGGCCAGGCGGGTGACAACGTGGGTGTGCTGCTGCGCGGCACGAAGCGTGATGACGTGGAGCGTGGCCAGGTGCTGGCGAAGCCGAACTCGATCACGCCGCACACCAAGTTCCAGGCCGAGGTTTACATCCTGACGAAGGAAGAGGGTGGACGTCATACGCCGTTCTTCAAGGGATACCGGCCGCAGTTTTATTTCCGCACCACGGACGTGACCGGGATGGTCGAGCTGCCGGAGGGTGTGGAGA
This window harbors:
- the tuf gene encoding elongation factor Tu translates to MSKAKFERTKPHVNVGTIGHVDHGKTTLTAALTKVMAEKFGGEVSAYDQIDKAPEEKARGITIATAHVEYQSAARHYAHVDCPGHADYIKNMITGAAQMDGAILVVSAADGPMPQTREHILLARQVGVPYIVVYLNKADMVDDAELLELVELEVRDLLSTYEFPGDDTPIITGSALKAFDGDTSEIGVPSIEKLVAAMDDYIPEPERAVDGAFLMPIEDVFSISGRGTVVTGRIERGIVKVGDEVSIVGIRDTTKTTVTGVEMFRKLLDQGQAGDNVGVLLRGTKRDDVERGQVLAKPNSITPHTKFQAEVYILTKEEGGRHTPFFKGYRPQFYFRTTDVTGMVELPEGVEMVMPGDNVQMQVELIAPIAMEEGLRFAIREGGRTVGAGVVAKIYE